In Deltaproteobacteria bacterium, one DNA window encodes the following:
- a CDS encoding zinc-ribbon domain-containing protein has protein sequence MLGIFDRVKKAAYEAGLSMKKDPLLQKAAENLKETVQSFTEGYREQQTRQKRCQKCRKTVPAKASFCPHCGTKLN, from the coding sequence ATGCTGGGAATTTTCGACCGAGTCAAAAAGGCGGCCTATGAAGCCGGTCTATCCATGAAAAAAGACCCTTTGCTTCAGAAGGCTGCGGAAAACCTCAAGGAGACGGTCCAGTCTTTTACCGAGGGCTACCGTGAACAGCAGACCAGGCAGAAGCGCTGCCAGAAATGCCGGAAAACGGTCCCCGCAAAGGCCAGCTTCTGCCCCCACTGTGGAACCAAACTGAATTAG
- a CDS encoding epoxyqueuosine reductase, which yields METSECSLEPAAWLEKVIKDFINHSPENSLQNDINEKAWDEPLVGFSNGADQIYQDYKQHVGEFHWTPEEVFAEVFPELKFSPDELTIVSWVLPQTSATRADHRKETKYPSERWARSRIFGEKTNEKLRQHVATTLKKAGYEALAPTLTPGWKTLPSERFFLASKWSERHAAFAAGLGTFGLCDGLITPRGKAMRAGSVIARLEVNPSPRPYTDHHAYCLFFPEGLCGRCISRCPVGALSEAGHDKKKCLSYLRDTAEYVQTQFHFKGYGCGLCQTGVPCESKIPTLDDLD from the coding sequence ATGGAGACGAGTGAGTGCTCTTTGGAACCTGCAGCCTGGCTGGAAAAAGTTATCAAGGATTTCATCAATCATTCCCCTGAGAACTCGCTGCAAAATGACATTAATGAAAAGGCGTGGGACGAACCTTTGGTTGGATTTTCAAATGGGGCGGATCAGATCTACCAGGACTACAAGCAACATGTCGGCGAATTTCATTGGACCCCGGAGGAGGTTTTTGCCGAAGTCTTTCCTGAGCTTAAATTTTCCCCGGACGAACTGACCATTGTCAGCTGGGTGTTGCCTCAGACTTCAGCCACCAGGGCCGATCACCGCAAAGAAACGAAGTATCCTTCAGAAAGATGGGCCAGGTCCCGCATCTTCGGTGAAAAGACCAACGAGAAACTGCGGCAGCACGTGGCGACCACTCTGAAGAAGGCCGGTTACGAAGCCCTGGCTCCGACCCTGACCCCTGGCTGGAAGACTTTGCCTTCCGAGCGGTTTTTCCTGGCCTCGAAATGGTCAGAACGGCATGCGGCTTTTGCCGCCGGCCTGGGTACCTTTGGCCTTTGCGACGGCCTGATCACACCCCGAGGCAAAGCCATGCGCGCCGGGTCGGTTATCGCGCGTCTCGAGGTAAACCCCTCACCCAGGCCCTATACCGATCACCACGCCTACTGCCTTTTTTTTCCGGAAGGGCTGTGCGGCAGATGTATTTCACGCTGTCCAGTCGGGGCTCTGTCTGAGGCCGGGCACGACAAGAAGAAGTGCCTGAGCTATCTTCGGGATACTGCCGAGTATGTCCAGACGCAGTTTCATTTTAAGGGTTACGGCTGCGGGCTCTGCCAGACCGGGGTTCCTTGTGAATCTAAAATTCCAACCCTGGACGACCTTGATTAA
- a CDS encoding response regulator, which yields MTKDAEKKRPEGDPEEPLEQGAAGPARADEAFSTWAQVFQHAGWGLAVTDSEDQTLRVMNPAFALMYGYDVEELQGMSLAELFSPQSRPSLARHIHEVNERGRLIFESQHLRRDGTVFPVLVNMTAVKDDQGNVLYHVNNIQDISRQKRTEEELQRMAVQAEKHERKAKLAQKEAETASQAKGEFLANMSHEIRTPMNSIIGLTELVLDMELEPEPREYLGLVKYSAHNLLKLLNDILDLSKVEAGKLDIELINFDLRQSMALTMNIQAQAAHSKGLELAYHIHPEVPSALLGDPGRLRQITTNLLNNAIKFTDQGEVVLRVTVESQKENEVILHFSVSDTGIGIPMQKQEAVFSAFIQANGSTTRQYGGTGLGLTISKRLVEMMGGRIWVESEEGQGSTFHFTARFGLGHGYAEPVPMDLAALKNLRVLVVDDNAASRNILKETLAGWGMESEAASDTLKAIAALKQGHQRRHSFALILVDAHMPGMDGFELVEQIKQVPELAEAKIIMLTSVGQRGDATRCRKLGITAYLSKPLEPKDLQQAIQTVLSRPETITDTLPLITLHSLREGRRYLRILLAEDDPASQTLFQRLLRKRGHMVVTAGHGREVLDAIEKEAFDLLLMDIQMPVMNGLEAAAAIRRNEQGLGRRLPIIAVTGYDTESDRARLFEAGMDGYVSKPITPEKLFEAIEGVAAMPERPDNQTYSPVTDVIEITKLMVNVGGDRSLLKEMIRIFLDGLPEQLSNIKKAVSASDHEALKDAAHSLKGTVGHFAAKAAHETILKLEEAAGGASPERIAEILSQLEKELTRLKQALLAIKNNRPLI from the coding sequence ATGACAAAAGATGCTGAAAAAAAACGGCCTGAGGGTGACCCTGAAGAACCCTTGGAGCAAGGCGCCGCCGGGCCGGCCAGGGCTGATGAAGCCTTCTCCACCTGGGCTCAGGTCTTTCAGCACGCCGGATGGGGCCTCGCGGTGACCGATTCTGAGGATCAAACCCTTCGGGTCATGAATCCCGCCTTTGCCTTGATGTATGGTTACGATGTCGAGGAACTCCAGGGTATGTCCCTGGCTGAACTTTTCTCTCCCCAGTCACGGCCGTCTCTGGCCCGGCATATCCATGAGGTAAATGAAAGAGGCCGCCTCATTTTTGAATCCCAGCATCTCCGCAGGGATGGGACCGTCTTCCCGGTGCTTGTCAACATGACTGCGGTGAAAGATGACCAGGGGAATGTTCTTTATCATGTGAATAATATCCAGGACATCAGCCGGCAAAAAAGGACGGAAGAGGAACTGCAGCGCATGGCCGTGCAAGCGGAAAAGCACGAACGCAAGGCAAAACTGGCCCAGAAAGAGGCTGAAACAGCCAGCCAGGCTAAGGGCGAATTTTTAGCCAATATGAGCCACGAGATCCGCACGCCCATGAACAGCATCATCGGCCTGACTGAACTCGTCCTTGACATGGAACTTGAACCCGAACCGCGGGAGTATCTCGGCCTGGTGAAATACTCCGCCCATAATCTTTTGAAATTACTAAACGATATCCTTGATCTTTCTAAAGTGGAGGCCGGGAAGCTGGATATCGAGCTGATTAACTTTGACCTGCGCCAAAGCATGGCCCTGACCATGAACATCCAGGCGCAGGCTGCCCACAGCAAGGGGCTGGAACTGGCCTACCACATCCATCCCGAGGTGCCTTCGGCCCTGCTAGGCGACCCGGGGCGCCTGCGACAGATTACTACCAACCTCCTCAACAACGCCATCAAATTCACCGATCAAGGTGAGGTGGTGCTCAGGGTTACAGTCGAGTCTCAAAAAGAAAATGAAGTTATTCTTCACTTTTCAGTATCCGACACCGGGATCGGCATTCCCATGCAAAAACAGGAAGCCGTCTTTTCTGCCTTTATCCAGGCCAACGGCTCAACCACTCGCCAGTATGGCGGCACAGGACTCGGGCTGACCATCTCCAAGAGACTGGTAGAAATGATGGGCGGCCGTATCTGGGTCGAATCCGAGGAAGGCCAAGGCAGCACCTTCCACTTTACCGCCCGCTTTGGCCTGGGGCACGGCTATGCTGAACCCGTTCCCATGGACCTGGCTGCGCTTAAAAACCTGCGCGTGCTGGTGGTGGACGACAACGCCGCCAGCCGGAATATTCTGAAAGAGACCCTGGCCGGCTGGGGCATGGAGTCCGAAGCGGCGTCAGACACCCTCAAGGCCATCGCGGCCCTGAAGCAGGGGCACCAGAGGCGTCATTCCTTCGCCCTGATCCTGGTTGACGCCCATATGCCCGGTATGGACGGTTTTGAACTCGTGGAACAGATCAAGCAGGTTCCGGAGCTAGCTGAGGCTAAAATCATTATGCTCACTTCGGTTGGACAGCGCGGAGACGCAACCCGCTGTCGTAAGCTCGGAATTACCGCCTACCTGAGCAAGCCGCTCGAACCTAAAGACTTACAGCAAGCCATTCAAACCGTTTTAAGCCGACCGGAGACAATAACGGATACCCTGCCGCTAATCACCCTCCACTCCTTGAGGGAAGGACGGCGTTATCTGCGCATTCTCCTGGCTGAAGACGACCCTGCCAGCCAGACGCTCTTCCAGAGGCTCCTCCGCAAGCGGGGGCATATGGTTGTCACGGCAGGCCACGGCCGGGAAGTTCTGGATGCCATTGAGAAAGAAGCGTTTGATCTGCTCCTCATGGACATCCAGATGCCGGTCATGAACGGTCTCGAAGCCGCAGCCGCTATCCGCAGGAACGAGCAAGGCCTTGGCCGGCGTCTGCCCATCATTGCCGTCACTGGATATGATACTGAAAGCGACCGGGCCCGCCTGTTTGAGGCCGGCATGGATGGTTATGTGTCAAAACCAATTACACCGGAGAAACTGTTCGAGGCTATCGAGGGAGTGGCCGCCATGCCGGAGCGCCCTGATAATCAGACCTACTCCCCTGTTACCGACGTGATTGAAATAACGAAGCTCATGGTCAATGTTGGCGGTGACAGGAGCCTTCTGAAAGAGATGATTCGAATATTTCTTGACGGCCTGCCTGAGCAGCTTTCCAATATAAAAAAAGCCGTCAGCGCGAGCGATCATGAGGCCTTAAAAGATGCGGCCCACAGTCTCAAAGGCACGGTCGGGCACTTCGCGGCCAAGGCAGCCCACGAAACAATACTCAAGCTAGAAGAAGCGGCAGGCGGAGCCAGCCCGGAGCGGATCGCAGAGATACTTTCTCAACTTGAAAAGGAGCTCACACGCTTAAAGCAGGCCCTGCTGGCCATAAAAAATAATAGACCGCTGATTTAG